The DNA sequence GACTGTTAATGAAGTAACTGCTGAACTTCTTGTAGAAACAGAATACGAAGGTTGACACTGAATCTGTTTCGTGTTTCCGGTTTACTGTTTCCGGTTTTCGATTGAAAGATACATTTCTTGTCAAAAGGTTACGGGTTACAGATTTCTGTTTTACCATACTCACCTCTCAATGCTCAGCGCTCACCGCTCTATTTTTTTTCTTATCTTACAAATAAATTGCTGTTGATGTAAACCCTTTCGTCGTGGCTGTCGTCATGTAGATAGAAAGGGCAACAAGCATGGAACTACTTATGAAACAGGAGATACAACATCTTCCTGAACTACTCCGGCAAGCGCAAGCGGGAAACAGTCGGGCGTTCATCCACCTCTGCGAAGAACATACCGGTCATGTGTACGCTGTTTGTTTACGCATGTTGGCAAACGCAGAACTTGCAAAAGCAGTAACTCAGGAAACAATCGTGAAAGCGTGGCAACAGTTGAAAAGCTTTCGGGGCGAAAGTCCGTTCGGCGCATGGATTCACCGGATTGCAATCAACACAACGCTTGATTTTCTTCGTGTCGAAAAACGGCTCGCCGCACGAGTTGTATTCACCGACGAATTCGAACCGTTCGATATGCAGGACTCCGCGTTGCCTGTTGATGTTGCCTTAGATCTGGAAGATGCTATCGCCACTCTTCCACAACAGGCACGCGCTGTTCTCCTGCTTCACGACCATGAAGGATATTCTCATGAAGAAATCGGAACCATGCTTGGCATTGCCTCTGGAACATCCAAAGCACAACTTCACCGAGCAAGAACAATTTTAAAAAAGGTGTTATCATGAACGACAGCCATATCCTCGATTACCTGAACGATTACATTGACGGAACACTTTCTGACAAACAGAAAGAACTCGTCGAGACACACATCCAACTCTGCCCGCATTGCGCGGAAGAACTACGTCAACTTCAACTTGTTATCAAACGAGTACAAACCTTGCCGAGCGCGATTCATCCGCCCGAAAATTTGCTTGAGGGAATTGAATCACGTCTCCACACAACAGAGAACAACCTGCTTGAACTCCGCCACAGAAATAACGGAGTTCATATTCAAAATGAACAGAAGCGATTTTCATTCTCACTTATTTATCGCATCGCGGCGGGATTTATTGTTCTCTTAGCGGCAGGAGTTGTTTGGTATTTGTTGCAGGATTCAAAACCTGAACAGCCACAGCAAACTGAGAATGAGCGCGTTCAACAATCTGAACAGAATATTACTGAATCGAAAAGAGTTCAGACTGAAAATCAAGCCAATGAGCAGAGTGCTTCATCTTCAACGACTGCGGGTGATAGTCAGTCACAACAAAAGAAGAAACTGACTGCCAATGTTTCTGCAGATTCTTCTCTTACAAAGATGATAACTGCTGAACCTAATGACACAGTAAAAACTATTGTGGTCCACCAAGCGGAAACAACAGTGACGCAAACCCAAAAAAGTATAACGGGAAGAATTACAGGTAAAGTTGTTGATGAACAAGGCAATCCTCTGGTAGGCACTACTGTGGTTCTCGTTGGAACTACGCGCGGTGCTGTAACAGATAGTCATGGAAACTATACTATTATTGGAATTCCCAGCGGGACTTATTCTTTAAGGATTTCGAACATCGGCTACGCTTCTCTTGAAATAACGGATGTAAAAGTTGAATCTAATCAATCAATTTCACTTATGACTTCTACACTGCAATCAAGTGCACTTGAAATGAAGGAAGTTACTGTAACAGCAAATCGACCAATCATTAAATCCCAATCCTCATCTTCATATAAATCAGTCACTCGGAAAATGGATAATATCCCAACTGTGGGAGATGCAGGACAACTTCAATCAGGAGTCGTGAAGCAAGGTAACAACCTCTTCCTCCGAAGTGGTCGTTCCAACGAAGGTCAGTATGTGGTTGATGGTGTTCCTGTTGAAGTATTAACGAATTCAGTTCGAAGTGCTGAACAATATGATTTGATAACAGAAAATATTTTCCACAACGCTTTATCGTCACCTCTTTCTACTTTCTCCATTGATGTTGACAACGCATCGTACAGCAACATCCGTCGCTTCCTGAACGATGGACAACTTCCACCGAAGGATGCTGTGCGCATTGAAGAGATGATTAATTATTTCAAGTACGATTATCCACAGCCAAAAGGTTCTCGTCCCTTCTCCATCAATGCGGAAGTGTCGGAGTGTCCTTGGAACAACGACAACAAGTTACTCCTGATTGGCTTGCAGGGAAAAATTATCGAGACGGAAGAATTGCCACCAAGCAATCTCGTCTTCTTAATTGATGTTTCCGGTTCGATGAGTAGTCCCGATAAGTTGCCGTTAGTTCAATCTGCGTTTCGGTTACTTGTCAAACAACTGAGAAAGAACGATAGAGTCTCCATTGTCGTCTATGCAGGAAGTGCGGGATTGGTTCTTCCTTCAACCAAGGGAAACAGAAAAGATGATATTCTTGAAGCGATTGACCGCTTGCATGCAGGTGGTTCAACTGCAGGCGGAGCGGGAATCGCGCTTGCATACAACACTGCATTGGAAAATTATATTGAGGATGGAAACAATCGTGTCATTCTTGCAACCGATGGTGATTTCAATGTCGGAGTTTCGGACGATGCAGAACTTGTTCGCATGATTGAAGAGAAGCGAAACAAGGGCGTGTTTCTTTCCGTGCTTGGCTTTGGTACGGGCAACTTGAAAGATTCAAAAATGGAAAAACTTGCCGACAAAGGAAACGGCAACTACTCGTACATTGATAATATTGATGAAGCAAGAAAAGTGTTTGTCCAGCAGTTGACCGGAACATTATATACCATTGCGAAGGATGTGAAGATTCAAATTGAATTCAATCCTGCAAAAGTGAAATCGTACCGGCTCATCGGTTACGAAAACCGGTTGTTGAGGAAAGAAGATTTCCATGACGACACGAAAGATGCAGGCGAACTTGGTTCAGGGCATACCGTGACGGCACTGTACGAAATCGTTCCCGAAGATGATGAGGATGTTCAGTTGCTCGATGTGGACACATTGCGCTATCAGAAGAATAAAGTCAAAAAGTTTGCTGAAGAGACCAATGAACTGTTGACCATCAAACTGAGATACAAAGAACCTGATGCGTCAGCAAGTCAACTGATGCAATTTCCATTGCGCGATGTAACGCTCGATTTTGATGAGACCTCTGACAACTTCCGGTGGGCGGCGGCAGTTGCAGAGTTCGGAATGTTGCTGAGAAATTCCAAATTCAAAGGTGATGCTTCGTTCCGACACGTCGTCCGTCTTGCAAACGGAGCGAAGGGTGAAGACCTTGAGGGCTACCGTTCTGAATTTATCAAGTTGGTCGAGAAGGCGAGCGAACTGAAGTAAACTTCGTCTGGTTACAGGTTACAGGTTACGCAACAAAAGTAACCCGTAACCTGTAACCTGTAACCTCGTTTTTGTCCTTCCCTTCCTTTTCCGTATTTTTGCACCGCATTTTTACTCACACAAAATTCAACTCAACCATGAATACGAAACTTTTCACCCTTTTTATCATTTTGACTATGGCTCTTCTCGGATGTTCAAAAAAACAAACCACTACCACCAACTCAAACCAACAACAACAAGAGGATACACGCAAATACGCCCTTGAACGTGTAGGACCTGCCCAGGTTGTACAAGTGTATGCGGACGGATTTGAACAACTGACCTCAAAAGAAAAAATCTTCGCGTACTACCTCAGCATGGCAAGCATCGCCGCGCGGGATATTGCAATTGACCAGCACCACCCGAATGGATTGGAAGTCCGGGAATTGTTTGAACAGGTTTATACACACTCTACCGGAATTGATGCGGCACTACTTGGAAAAATCACTACATACCTAAAAATGTTTTGGATTAACAACGGTTCCTATGATAACCTCACTTCGAAGAAATTTGTACCCGAATGTTCGTTCGATGAATTCAAATCTGCTGTGTCAATTGCAGAAAAGAACGGCGCACAATTCGAACTTGGAAATGAAACACTTGAACAAAAATTGGAGCGATTGAAACCAATCATTTTCGATGCAGCGTATCAACCAATGCTCACGAA is a window from the Ignavibacteriota bacterium genome containing:
- a CDS encoding RNA polymerase sigma factor, whose translation is MKQEIQHLPELLRQAQAGNSRAFIHLCEEHTGHVYAVCLRMLANAELAKAVTQETIVKAWQQLKSFRGESPFGAWIHRIAINTTLDFLRVEKRLAARVVFTDEFEPFDMQDSALPVDVALDLEDAIATLPQQARAVLLLHDHEGYSHEEIGTMLGIASGTSKAQLHRARTILKKVLS
- a CDS encoding von Willebrand factor type A domain-containing protein, which translates into the protein MNDSHILDYLNDYIDGTLSDKQKELVETHIQLCPHCAEELRQLQLVIKRVQTLPSAIHPPENLLEGIESRLHTTENNLLELRHRNNGVHIQNEQKRFSFSLIYRIAAGFIVLLAAGVVWYLLQDSKPEQPQQTENERVQQSEQNITESKRVQTENQANEQSASSSTTAGDSQSQQKKKLTANVSADSSLTKMITAEPNDTVKTIVVHQAETTVTQTQKSITGRITGKVVDEQGNPLVGTTVVLVGTTRGAVTDSHGNYTIIGIPSGTYSLRISNIGYASLEITDVKVESNQSISLMTSTLQSSALEMKEVTVTANRPIIKSQSSSSYKSVTRKMDNIPTVGDAGQLQSGVVKQGNNLFLRSGRSNEGQYVVDGVPVEVLTNSVRSAEQYDLITENIFHNALSSPLSTFSIDVDNASYSNIRRFLNDGQLPPKDAVRIEEMINYFKYDYPQPKGSRPFSINAEVSECPWNNDNKLLLIGLQGKIIETEELPPSNLVFLIDVSGSMSSPDKLPLVQSAFRLLVKQLRKNDRVSIVVYAGSAGLVLPSTKGNRKDDILEAIDRLHAGGSTAGGAGIALAYNTALENYIEDGNNRVILATDGDFNVGVSDDAELVRMIEEKRNKGVFLSVLGFGTGNLKDSKMEKLADKGNGNYSYIDNIDEARKVFVQQLTGTLYTIAKDVKIQIEFNPAKVKSYRLIGYENRLLRKEDFHDDTKDAGELGSGHTVTALYEIVPEDDEDVQLLDVDTLRYQKNKVKKFAEETNELLTIKLRYKEPDASASQLMQFPLRDVTLDFDETSDNFRWAAAVAEFGMLLRNSKFKGDASFRHVVRLANGAKGEDLEGYRSEFIKLVEKASELK